The genomic interval TCTTGTGAGGAGTACAATGggatggtttaaaaaaaaaaaaaaaaaaaaaaattagaaatggtAGTGTTATAGAAAGccggaataaataaataaataaattttttttaaaaatagaatatTATTTTAAGAGCAAATACAATGAGAATTATAAGTCTTAATAAAATGTTTGGATTTGGTGagaattttgtaaaaaaaaaaaattaaaataaaatatcactACTGCCCTGAAGTTTGTAAATCGTGTTTAAAATATTGtggtaaaataggaaaaaaagAGTAAATGTTTTCCTTTTATTTGCAGTAGGAAGCAAAGGAATCCAAGCTTTAAATTTTATATCCCAAAGCACAATGTTCAGTTGTGTCTGAAATTGACGACCCTAAGCTCTTATACATAGGGTTAGAATTCTACTTATTTCAActaaaattgtttaaaatttaaattaattggATTGAATTGAATTGATTCTATTTTAGTGTTTATATTGATTGTTTCGTTGTTGAGGCTGTGCCGGTCAAGATTGGGAGTCCTTCATGTGGAGTGACTCAATTCAGCGAGCAAATTCAAGAGCAACTCCTTATATGCTTGGAGTTGATGCATGATATCATTATTACCGTATCCTTATTACATCCTCTTTTCTGCAGGATTGGGGTCCAACTCCCCACAGTGGAAGTAAGATTCAAGGAACTAGCTGTTGAAGCGGATTGTTATGTGGGTAGCCGAGCTCATCCCACACTTCTAAACGCCACCCGCAACGCATTAGAGTCGCTTGTTGGCTTGCTCGGATTAAGATTTGCTAAGAAATCAAAGCTGACGATTCTCAACAACGTATCCGGCATTATAAAACCATCAAGGTACAGTAACCACTTTGGCATTAGTTTGGACCAATTTCACAAGAACATATGTTAACAATGTATTTGGTAAGAAGGAAAAACATATACTTCTTTCTGTTTGTTGGGGGTGAGaatgtgaagaaaaaaaaatgatgaatttAGTGAACATTGTGATCAAGCGCTGTTCCCATTTGGTCACAGGTTGACACTGCTGCTGGGTCCTCCCTCGTCTGGGAAGACAACCCTTTTGCAAGCATTGGCTGGAAAGTTGGACCCAAGTTTAAAGGTTAGTTCATGGCTCTACAATTCTTTAAAGCTCAATCCAAGCAGCTCAAGTCATCAGCCTATGTGCTTCTTGGTTTgtttggtggtttttttttttttgggcgtCTTTGGGTGTGATTTTGTGTTTCCTTGGCGCCATGAACTTTTTGCCTTTCGGCTGattaaaacaaaaacagaaacatAAAAAGCCAGGCCTTCATTCCTCCTTGGTCTTCATTCTTCAATTTGACCCAACAAATTATATGGGTGCATCAGGTGAGTGGAGAAGTGAATTACAATGGGTATGAGCTAGGTGAATTTGTGCCAAGGAAGACATCGGCATACATAAGCCAGAATGATGTTCATACCGAAGTGCTAACTGTTAGGGAAACTCTGGATTATTCAGCAAGGTTTCAAGGGGTGGGCTCTAGACTTGGTAATTGGATAACTCAACTTGTAATTGCCTCTCTTGAATCCTCATTCCATATATTGCTTCTGATTTTCATATTGGTTGATGTTTCAGAACTATTAACTGAGCTTGTGAAGAGGGAGATGGAGGCTGGGATTGTCCCAGATGCAGAAGTGGACCTTTTTATGAAGGTAAAACCAAAGAAAACTTCCCCCAGCTAAGAGACAGGGTCAAGAAAACTTCACAAGCAGCGGGCAAACCATGTCAAACATAATTGTTTTATGGTGTCATTGTGTGTTTGATATGTATTAATTATGGCATTTCTTCTGTCCAGGCAACGGCAATGGAAGGAGCTAAGAACAGTCTGATGACTGATTATGTTTTGAGAGTAAGTAGGACATTTTTCACAGCCACACATTGATTTATGATTACTCATTTACTTGTCGCATTACTCTCATCACCAACCAGTTcacttaatatttttaaataatggaCGAAACAGATATTGGGACTTGATAAATGTAAGGACACAATTGTTGGAGACCAGGTGATGCGAGGCATTTCTGGTGGTGAGAAAAGGCGACTGACAATAGGTTTAGTTCTCTTTTATCATCTTTCTATGTCACTTAGGAGACTAGTAGGAAATTTAAAGGAGAATTCAATGACTAGAGTCCTGAAAAATAGAAATGTTAGAGTTGGGATTGTATAATAAATTGATATGGTGGCTGCAGGAGAGATGATAGTTGGACCTTCAAAGACCCTATTCATGGATGAGATATCTGCGGGTCTAGATAGCTCAACAGCTTTTCAGATAGTGAAGTGGTTACAGCAGACTGCTCATCTTACCAAAGCTACCATCCTCGTATCCCTGCTCCAGCCTGATCCTGAGACATTCAATCTCTTTGACGACATTATCCTCCTATCAGAAGGTCAGGTTGTCTACCAGGGGCCACGGAAGCACATACTAGATTTCTTTGAAAGGTGTGGATTCAAATGCCCTGAGAGAAAGGGCACTGCcgactacttacaagaggtaaaCCTAAACATCCAGCAAAGATAAATACATATTTAAGCATTCAAACATGTCATCACAATGAAGAGTGGAATGTACATAAGAAATTGGCCTATAATTTGGTCTTAGCATAAATTCATGTTCCAATTGTGCAATGGTCGCAGGTTACATCAAAGAAGGATCAAGAGCAGTACTGGGCTGATAGGAGAAAGCCCTACCATTATGTAGCGGTTGGAGAATTTGCAACCATGTTCAAGGATTTCCATGTAGGACTAAAGCTTGCGGATGATCTCTCTGTCGCCTATGACAAGAGACAAAATCATGAATCAGCTCTTGTTTTCACAAAAAGCTCGGTTCCAAAAATGGATCTTTTGAAAGCCTCTTTTGATAAAGAGTGGCTCATGATCAGGAGAAATGCTTTTGTTCATGTCTTCAAGGCCATTCAGATTATAATTGTTGCAATATTCTTATCTACAATGTTCTTGGGGACAACACTTGACATCAAATATGATGATGGGCTACTATATATTGGTGCAGTAATATTTTCTATTATAATCAACACGTTCAATAATTTCGCTGAGATGCCAGCAACCATGATGAGGCTTCCCGTGTTCTACAAGCATAGGGATCTTTTATTCTATCCAGCATGGGTTTTCACTCTCCCAAATGTTTTGCTTAGGATCCCTTTGTCACTTTTAGAATCCGCAGTGTGGATGATAGTTACGTATTTCACTATTGGATATACAGCCGAAGCTAACAGGTAACCTAATTATGCCAAAAACTGAATAGAACATATGATGTGAAGTAGTAATGAGCTTCATCGCAGAGGGCAATCTACTTTTTTCTTACTGGGTTCCTCAGTGAAGCTAAGAAAAACAATAAGTAGTCCAACCTATAGTCCCCTCTCTCTTACAGGTTTTTCAAGCAGCTGCTGTTAGTATTTTTAATCCAACAAACTGCCTGCGGGATATTAAGGCTGATTACTGGAGTATGCAGGACCATGACTGTCGCTCACACTGGTGGAGGACTTTCTATGTTCCTTCTGTTTCTTCTTGGAGGACTGTTCATCTCAAAAGGTTAGTTACTCATTAATTTATGATCTTAACTGTAATTTTGGAAACCTAAGACTGAATAGGCAATGTGAAACAAAtttaatgaaataaaatgttTATTTTCAACTTATCTTTGCAGCCAGTGTGATATTTGTCAGTATCCAATGCCAATCTACAAACAAGACATCGGGTTTTTTTTTGTTCCAGTTACTACAAGAAAAATTATTTACCAGTTTAATGACGAACAAGATTTACCTTTTGATGTAATAGGTGAGCTTCCTGTATGGTTGAAATGGGGCAACTGGGTGTCACCTATGGCTTATGGTTTCAAGGCTATGACAGTCAATGAGATGCTTTCTCCGAGATGGATGAACAAAATGGTATGATATTTTTCACTTCTATTGCTTTTCAGAAGACAACAATTTTCCATAATATTAGTGGAGACAGTGAATCACAGGGTATACATTTAAGCTCAActtgtggtgtgtgtgtgtgtgtgtgtgtaatgctGGCATGCACATACATAGAGAGATAATCAAGGTAGCAAATTTTTAGAAAGATCGATTAATTGCAGGCATCAGATAATATGACGCGGTTGGGAGTGGCAGTACTAGAGAGCTTCAGTGTCTCTCCCAACAGTAACTGGTATTGGATTGGGGTCATGGCCCTTTTTGGGTTTATTATCCTCTTCAACTTCCTGTTCACCTTATCACTCATTTACCTAAATCGTAAGTGTAATAGATCTTTCATGTGCAATAAACCAACATTTGAAAGTTATAATTGTCTTATTTACTAAACTTTTTGTCAAGACCCCTGATTACtcattttaattctttctttcttaACAATAGCCTTTGGAAAGCCACAAGCTATAACATCCGTCGAAACTACAAATGAGGAAGCATTCGACCAAGAAGGAAAGGTAAAACAACAAGTACATGAAACAAGAAGGTTGGAGGGACAAACATCAACTCATGGAAACAATACAGGTAAGAAGGTCAGCAACATACTTGGTGAGAAATTCATTGAGCTTAAATTGCAGAAACGTAGATTTTTTTCAGTCACAGTTTTTGAGATGGACTGGGAACTTTCAGGAGTAGCAATGGAAAAAAGGAGAAAGCAGCAAAATGGCAAAAGGTCTAGCAGTGATTCGACAGATGACATTACTCCGAAGAGAGGAATGGTTCTTCCTTTTACGCCAATATCCATGTCATTCAACAACATCAATTACTATGTGGACATGCCCTTGGTGGGAATgtttttctctctcatttttctccATATTCGTAACTATGGCCTAacaactcctttttttttttgtcacctTTTTATAATATTGCATAGTCTATAACAAACTTTAGTTACTTAACTTACAATGCTAGTATTTAACAGGGGATGAAGAAACAAGCGGCTGAGAAAGAAAACAAATTACAACTGCTAAAAGAAGTGACTGGGGCATTCAGGCCTAGGGTCCTGACTGCATTAATGGGAGTTAGTGGAGCAGGAAAGACAACATTAATGGATGTTCTAGCAGGAAGAAAAACAGGTGGTTATATTGATGGGGATATTAGAATCTGCGGATTCCCGAAAAAACAAGAAACATTCGCAAGAATTTCTGGTTATTGTGAACAAAATGATATCCACTCTCCCCAGGTGACAGTATATGAATCATTACTCCACTCTGCTTTTTTGCGGCTCCCTAAAGAAGTCAGTGATGAAGAAAAGATGGTTAGAAGCCTCATCTCAAAACTTGTTCTTGAAGTATAATGCTGCAAGAATATTAGCACAAAAATTTAATATGCATTTTATGTTTTCAGATTTTTGTTGATGAAGTCATGGAGTTAATCGAGCTGAATGTTCTCAAAAATGCTATAGTTGGGCTTCCAGGGATTACAGGTTTGTCAGCAGAACAGAGGAAGAGGTTGACTATAGCAGTGGAGCTTGTTGCAAATCCCTCAATCATATTTATGGACGAACCGACTTCAGGTCTTGATGCGAGGGCAGCAGCCATTGTCATGAGGACCGTGAGAAACACCGTGGATACTGGAAGAACCGTAGTCTGCACAATTCACCAGCCCAGTATTGACATCTTTGAAAGCTTTGATGAGgtaatattctctctctctctctcttttctctctctctctctctctctctctctctctctctctctctctctctgacaggTGATTATCCACCAGCTTCtacttttgaagagagggggacaAGTCATCTACTCAG from Malania oleifera isolate guangnan ecotype guangnan chromosome 9, ASM2987363v1, whole genome shotgun sequence carries:
- the LOC131164865 gene encoding ABC transporter G family member 42-like, with translation METAEGDHHNHEEEADQNLRKIDVRKLDADDRTRFIDRCFKVAHEDNETFLKKLRARFDRIGVQLPTVEVRFKELAVEADCYVGSRAHPTLLNATRNALESLVGLLGLRFAKKSKLTILNNVSGIIKPSRLTLLLGPPSSGKTTLLQALAGKLDPSLKVSGEVNYNGYELGEFVPRKTSAYISQNDVHTEVLTVRETLDYSARFQGVGSRLELLTELVKREMEAGIVPDAEVDLFMKATAMEGAKNSLMTDYVLRILGLDKCKDTIVGDQVMRGISGGEKRRLTIGEMIVGPSKTLFMDEISAGLDSSTAFQIVKWLQQTAHLTKATILVSLLQPDPETFNLFDDIILLSEGQVVYQGPRKHILDFFERCGFKCPERKGTADYLQEVTSKKDQEQYWADRRKPYHYVAVGEFATMFKDFHVGLKLADDLSVAYDKRQNHESALVFTKSSVPKMDLLKASFDKEWLMIRRNAFVHVFKAIQIIIVAIFLSTMFLGTTLDIKYDDGLLYIGAVIFSIIINTFNNFAEMPATMMRLPVFYKHRDLLFYPAWVFTLPNVLLRIPLSLLESAVWMIVTYFTIGYTAEANRFFKQLLLVFLIQQTACGILRLITGVCRTMTVAHTGGGLSMFLLFLLGGLFISKGELPVWLKWGNWVSPMAYGFKAMTVNEMLSPRWMNKMASDNMTRLGVAVLESFSVSPNSNWYWIGVMALFGFIILFNFLFTLSLIYLNPFGKPQAITSVETTNEEAFDQEGKVKQQVHETRRLEGQTSTHGNNTGVAMEKRRKQQNGKRSSSDSTDDITPKRGMVLPFTPISMSFNNINYYVDMPLGMKKQAAEKENKLQLLKEVTGAFRPRVLTALMGVSGAGKTTLMDVLAGRKTGGYIDGDIRICGFPKKQETFARISGYCEQNDIHSPQVTVYESLLHSAFLRLPKEVSDEEKMIFVDEVMELIELNVLKNAIVGLPGITGLSAEQRKRLTIAVELVANPSIIFMDEPTSGLDARAAAIVMRTVRNTVDTGRTVVCTIHQPSIDIFESFDELLLLKRGGQVIYSGPLGQNSHEIIKYFEAIPGAPTIREKFNPAAWMLEASSVAVEVRIGIDLAEHYKASALFQQNKDLVKELSTPTQGTKELYFPSQYSRSTWGQFKSCFWKQWLTYWRSPDYNLVRYTFTLFAAFILGTIFWQVGGKRENASDLTIIIGAMYASVLFIGINNCSTVQPVVAIERTVFYRERAAGMYSAFPYAMAQVICEIPYVFIQAVYYSLIVYALLGFQWTLAKFFWFFFISFFSFLYFTYYGMMMVSITPNLELASILASAFYALFTLFSGFFIPKPRIPKWWIWYYWICPVAWTVYGLIVSQYGDLEDTIKVPGVEPDPSIKWYVENHFGYNLNFLGPVAGVLMGFTVVFALVYALCIMKLNYQQR